One Deinococcus sp. YIM 134068 genomic region harbors:
- a CDS encoding damage-inducible protein DinB: MNLLQASLAGGSAFREPSQLLDGLTLAVASRAVPGVPYTLADVLTHLAVTGRASLDLASGGRQTWPEGLDVWPDPPTTEEGFRRLVDDLTLGLAEAQVLAGDPSSRARDVLTDLAAHNAYHWGQVALLRRLLGDWPEGDEA; encoded by the coding sequence ATGAACCTCCTCCAAGCCTCCCTCGCAGGCGGGTCCGCCTTTCGTGAGCCGTCGCAGTTGCTGGACGGGCTGACTCTCGCAGTCGCCTCGCGGGCCGTGCCGGGCGTGCCGTACACGCTCGCGGACGTGCTGACCCACCTCGCCGTGACGGGCCGGGCGAGCCTCGACCTCGCGTCGGGGGGGCGGCAGACGTGGCCGGAGGGATTGGACGTTTGGCCTGATCCGCCCACGACCGAGGAGGGCTTCCGGCGACTCGTGGACGACCTCACCCTGGGACTGGCGGAGGCGCAGGTTCTCGCGGGCGACCCGTCCAGCCGGGCGCGCGACGTGCTGACCGACCTCGCGGCGCACAACGCCTACCACTGGGGGCAGGTGGCGTTGCTGCGGCGTCTGCTCGGCGACTGGCCGGAGGGGGACGAAGCGTGA
- a CDS encoding [LysW]-aminoadipate kinase: protein MIVVKVGGSAGIDYDAVCADLAARWKTGERFVLVHGGSGETNRIAEALGHPPRFVTSPSGYTSRFTDRETLEIFEMVYCGKMNKGIVERLQRLGVNAVGLSGLDGRIFEGRHKDSVRAVENGKVKVLRGDHTGTVERVNVDLVNLLLGAGYLPVLTPPAASYEGVAINVDGDRAAAALAVALKADALLLLSNVPGLLRDYPDEASLIREIPANDVESYLEFAQDRMKKKVLGAAEAVQGGVRRVIFGDARAGEPVSAALGGVGTVVS from the coding sequence ATGATCGTCGTCAAGGTGGGCGGAAGCGCCGGAATCGACTATGACGCCGTGTGCGCCGACCTCGCCGCGCGGTGGAAGACGGGGGAACGCTTCGTCCTCGTCCACGGGGGCAGCGGGGAGACGAACCGCATCGCCGAGGCGCTGGGGCACCCGCCGCGTTTCGTCACCAGCCCGAGCGGCTACACGTCGCGCTTCACGGACCGCGAGACGCTGGAAATCTTCGAGATGGTGTACTGCGGCAAGATGAACAAGGGCATCGTCGAGCGGCTGCAACGCCTCGGCGTGAACGCGGTGGGCCTCTCCGGGCTGGACGGGCGCATCTTCGAGGGCCGCCACAAGGACTCCGTGCGGGCGGTCGAGAACGGCAAGGTCAAGGTCCTGCGCGGCGACCACACGGGCACGGTCGAGCGGGTGAACGTGGACCTCGTGAACCTGCTCCTCGGCGCGGGCTACCTGCCCGTCCTGACGCCCCCCGCCGCGAGCTACGAGGGCGTGGCGATCAACGTGGACGGCGACCGGGCCGCCGCCGCATTAGCGGTTGCACTGAAGGCCGACGCCCTGCTGCTCCTCTCCAACGTGCCCGGCCTGCTGCGCGATTACCCGGACGAGGCGAGCCTGATTCGGGAGATTCCCGCGAACGACGTGGAGAGCTATCTGGAGTTCGCGCAGGACCGCATGAAGAAAAAGGTTCTTGGGGCTGCCGAGGCGGTGCAGGGCGGTGTGCGGCGCGTGATCTTCGGGGATGCGCGGGCGGGCGAGCCGGTGAGCGCGGCGCTGGGGGGAGTGGGAACGGTGGTGAGTTAA
- a CDS encoding MFS transporter — translation MTVSPTSSPGVPWLTRLTLLLTAALTIMSGATIAPSLPAMQEHFAGLPNADVLVRLTVTVVGLAIAVSAPLSGYLTDRVGRRPVLVGAMLLYALAGSSGLYAPDLTTLMLGRVLLGLAVGATMTAGAALVADLFAGTERARFLGVQSAFTSLGGVIFLPLGGLLAEVGWRAPFAVYLAALLIVPLALRLPRGEAAGPATAEAASERVPWRTVLPAYAVALAYMVVFYLMPTQLPYRLGGLGVPPAWTGFVMGISTLSGGVAALWFARRGGTRTPTRTAGLSLLALAVGWAMVSLAPSALWVVPGLIVGGAGAGLVTPNLTTFLADLAPAHARGRVMSGLSASVFLGQFLSPLLAQPFVRGGDVAPTFAAGAGGAVLLGAVLLAVSWRLAARRALAG, via the coding sequence ATGACGGTCTCCCCCACCTCCTCCCCCGGCGTGCCGTGGCTCACGCGGTTGACGCTGCTGCTCACCGCCGCGCTGACGATCATGAGCGGGGCGACCATCGCGCCCTCGCTGCCCGCAATGCAGGAGCATTTCGCGGGGTTGCCGAACGCCGATGTCCTCGTGCGGCTGACGGTGACGGTGGTGGGTCTCGCCATCGCGGTGAGTGCGCCGCTGAGCGGATATCTCACCGACCGGGTGGGGCGGCGGCCTGTGCTGGTCGGGGCGATGCTGCTCTACGCGCTGGCGGGGTCGAGTGGGCTGTACGCGCCCGACCTCACGACGCTGATGCTGGGGCGGGTGCTGCTCGGCCTCGCGGTGGGGGCGACGATGACGGCGGGGGCGGCGCTCGTGGCGGACCTGTTCGCGGGAACGGAGCGGGCACGGTTCCTGGGGGTGCAGAGTGCCTTCACCAGCCTCGGCGGGGTGATCTTCCTGCCGCTGGGTGGGCTGCTGGCGGAGGTGGGGTGGCGTGCCCCCTTCGCGGTGTACCTCGCGGCCCTGCTCATCGTGCCGCTGGCGCTGCGGCTGCCGCGCGGGGAGGCGGCGGGTCCGGCCACGGCGGAGGCGGCGAGCGAGCGGGTGCCGTGGCGCACGGTCCTCCCGGCCTACGCGGTTGCGCTGGCGTACATGGTCGTCTTCTACCTGATGCCGACCCAGCTTCCCTACAGGCTGGGCGGGCTGGGCGTTCCCCCGGCGTGGACGGGCTTCGTGATGGGCATCAGCACCTTGTCGGGCGGGGTCGCGGCCCTGTGGTTCGCGCGGCGCGGTGGCACGCGCACGCCGACCCGCACGGCGGGGCTGAGCCTGCTCGCGCTGGCGGTGGGATGGGCGATGGTGAGCCTCGCGCCCTCCGCCCTCTGGGTCGTCCCCGGCCTGATCGTCGGTGGGGCGGGGGCGGGGCTGGTGACACCGAACCTGACCACCTTCCTCGCGGACCTCGCCCCGGCGCACGCACGCGGGCGGGTGATGAGCGGGCTGTCGGCGAGCGTCTTCCTGGGGCAGTTCCTCTCGCCGCTGCTCGCGCAGCCCTTCGTGCGCGGGGGGGACGTGGCCCCCACCTTCGCGGCGGGGGCGGGCGGGGCGGTGCTGCTCGGCGCGGTCCTCCTCGCCGTGAGCTGGAGATTGGCCGCGCGCCGGGCGCTGGCGGGGTGA
- the yjjX gene encoding inosine/xanthosine triphosphatase: MRVHVGSRNPAKVRPVRDVFGAWWPDAEVEGVDVPSGVPGQPVGEAQTREGAVNRARAALVGADWGVGLEGGVTFEGEEGRLFGFVAVARGGRVEVARSAEVRLPPVVVARVRAGEELGRVMDELLGTVDVNRGVGSFGALSRGFVTRADVWRQAVAFATVPFLEAGLYAEP, from the coding sequence GTGAGGGTCCATGTGGGGAGCCGGAACCCGGCGAAGGTGCGGCCCGTGCGGGACGTGTTCGGGGCATGGTGGCCGGACGCCGAGGTGGAGGGGGTGGACGTGCCGAGCGGCGTGCCGGGGCAGCCCGTCGGGGAGGCGCAGACACGCGAGGGGGCGGTGAACCGGGCGCGGGCGGCCCTCGTGGGCGCGGACTGGGGCGTGGGGCTGGAGGGCGGCGTCACCTTCGAGGGGGAGGAGGGACGGCTCTTCGGGTTCGTGGCCGTGGCGCGCGGGGGACGGGTGGAGGTGGCACGGTCGGCGGAGGTGCGGCTGCCGCCCGTCGTCGTGGCGCGCGTCCGGGCGGGCGAGGAACTGGGCCGGGTGATGGACGAGTTGCTGGGCACGGTGGACGTGAATCGCGGCGTGGGGAGTTTCGGGGCGCTCAGCCGGGGCTTTGTGACGCGGGCGGACGTGTGGCGGCAGGCGGTCGCGTTCGCTACGGTCCCCTTCCTGGAGGCCGGGTTGTACGCTGAGCCATGA
- a CDS encoding GNAT family N-acetyltransferase has protein sequence MTPDAQVTNNEAARRYEITQDGRVVGFAEYRPAGSAVMFTHTEIEEGHEGQGLGSTLVRAALDDARTQGRQVVPMCPFVANYIREHREYVDLVQPGQRGVFGL, from the coding sequence ATGACCCCAGACGCGCAGGTGACGAACAACGAGGCCGCCCGCCGCTACGAGATCACGCAGGACGGGCGGGTGGTGGGCTTCGCCGAGTACCGCCCCGCCGGAAGCGCGGTGATGTTCACCCACACCGAGATCGAGGAGGGCCACGAGGGGCAGGGTCTGGGAAGCACCCTCGTCCGCGCCGCGCTGGACGACGCCCGCACCCAGGGGCGGCAGGTCGTGCCCATGTGCCCCTTCGTGGCAAATTACATCCGCGAGCACCGGGAGTATGTGGACCTCGTGCAGCCGGGGCAGCGGGGGGTGTTCGGGTTGTGA